A part of Paenibacillus donghaensis genomic DNA contains:
- a CDS encoding ABC transporter permease — MRNFSRLITNEWIKLFKKTTFAVPFVLMFVVTMVVGYVMRTYNPEVADSVTDFTASIIAREGLGQIVAILAIIGTAGVVSKEHSQGTIKFLLIRARSRSEILASKYAAVLIYGLTLVAFTLGSALVAGTVWFGVSGGDTTFSDILLSSLYLYVYTVVYMTLGFMVGILTKSTGATIGIALFATTIDRIIISKAFYKYFLFPNLDLGAYENGAAPMPGMTYTFSVIMLTAYLLLFLLIGFSVFRRRDVA, encoded by the coding sequence TTGCGTAACTTTTCACGGCTGATTACCAACGAATGGATTAAATTGTTCAAAAAAACCACGTTTGCCGTACCCTTTGTGCTGATGTTTGTGGTGACTATGGTGGTTGGCTACGTTATGAGAACGTATAACCCGGAAGTTGCCGATTCTGTAACAGACTTCACCGCATCGATAATCGCCAGAGAAGGTTTGGGGCAGATTGTCGCCATCCTGGCGATTATCGGGACTGCCGGTGTGGTCTCCAAGGAGCATAGTCAGGGAACAATTAAATTTCTGCTGATCCGTGCCCGCAGCCGCAGCGAGATTCTGGCATCCAAATATGCAGCGGTGCTGATCTATGGTCTGACGCTTGTAGCGTTTACTCTGGGAAGCGCGCTGGTTGCCGGTACGGTCTGGTTTGGAGTCAGCGGAGGCGATACCACATTCAGTGATATTTTGCTGTCTTCTCTGTACCTCTATGTCTATACCGTCGTCTACATGACTTTAGGATTCATGGTAGGAATTCTGACGAAGTCCACCGGAGCTACGATTGGCATCGCTTTGTTCGCCACGACCATTGACAGAATTATCATCTCCAAGGCGTTCTACAAATACTTTCTGTTTCCCAATCTGGATCTGGGCGCATATGAGAATGGGGCAGCACCGATGCCTGGAATGACCTATACGTTCTCTGTGATCATGCTTACTGCGTACCTGCTGCTCTTTCTGCTTATCGGCTTCTCCGTCTTCAGACGAAGGGATGTTGCCTGA
- a CDS encoding GntR family transcriptional regulator: MTIEFDNNLPIYIQIMNYIKGEIVTGKLQPGDKILSVRELASELQINPNTVQRTFQELEREEIVETRRGMGRYVTSNKETIMTIKKEMAKDVLERFIRGMRELGFEGPDILEAVAENIRSQDDK, encoded by the coding sequence ATGACCATCGAATTCGATAATAACCTGCCGATCTACATCCAGATCATGAATTACATCAAAGGCGAAATCGTCACAGGCAAGCTGCAGCCGGGAGACAAAATTCTTTCGGTACGGGAGCTGGCCAGTGAATTGCAGATTAATCCGAATACGGTACAACGGACTTTTCAGGAACTGGAGCGTGAGGAAATCGTGGAGACCCGGCGCGGGATGGGCCGATATGTTACAAGCAACAAGGAGACGATTATGACGATTAAGAAGGAAATGGCCAAGGACGTTCTGGAGCGGTTCATCCGCGGAATGAGGGAGCTGGGTTTCGAGGGACCGGACATTCTGGAGGCAGTAGCCGAGAATATCAGGAGTCAGGATGATAAATAG
- a CDS encoding ABC transporter ATP-binding protein: protein MINRRDDKVEHILQVQQVSKKFSSKQALRGVSFELLPGKITGLLGSNGSGKSTLLKIIAGLVHPSAGIVSVNGVTVGQHSRSMVSFMPDRPVTESWMKVSDALKFQQDFYADFDQAKAAKMLEFMKLRPQDGIRSLSKGMNERLQLTLALSRRASLYLLDEPIGGVDPVARTRILNALVEFYEEDSTILLSTHLITDIERIFDDVIFIKEGEVVMNSAVEELRLHHGKSVDEMFREVYAEC from the coding sequence ATGATAAATAGGAGGGACGACAAGGTGGAGCATATTCTTCAAGTACAGCAGGTCAGCAAAAAATTCAGCTCCAAACAAGCGCTGCGCGGAGTCTCATTCGAACTGCTTCCCGGTAAAATCACCGGACTGCTTGGCAGCAACGGCAGCGGCAAGAGCACCCTTCTGAAGATTATAGCGGGACTGGTCCATCCTTCTGCCGGCATCGTCTCTGTGAATGGAGTGACGGTGGGACAGCACAGCCGGTCAATGGTTTCCTTCATGCCTGACCGCCCAGTGACGGAGTCCTGGATGAAAGTGTCGGATGCGCTGAAATTCCAGCAGGATTTCTACGCAGATTTCGACCAGGCGAAAGCGGCAAAGATGCTGGAATTTATGAAGCTGAGGCCGCAGGACGGGATTCGCAGCTTGTCCAAAGGAATGAATGAGCGGCTGCAGCTAACCCTTGCTTTGTCCCGCAGAGCGAGCCTCTATCTGCTCGATGAACCGATTGGCGGGGTGGACCCGGTAGCACGGACCCGTATTCTGAATGCTCTGGTGGAATTCTATGAGGAGGACAGCACCATTCTGCTTTCGACGCATTTGATTACGGATATTGAGCGGATTTTTGATGATGTGATCTTTATTAAAGAAGGTGAGGTTGTGATGAATAGCGCAGTGGAAGAACTGCGTCTGCATCACGGCAAAAGTGTAGATGAAATGTTCAGAGAGGTGTATGCCGAATGCTGA
- a CDS encoding PilZ domain-containing protein, with translation MDSSSRKEPFRYVMNQPIDCWLEIPEGPGSGKLTEAVLLDLSHSGCKVRTSLNLRFTAGDTKLIIHFHLNEVKLQFEGSVRWGWMFGLGQYQYGIRLDLTEDEEELLLRELDLWSSGRSADSI, from the coding sequence ATGGACAGCTCCAGCAGAAAAGAACCTTTCCGGTATGTAATGAACCAACCGATAGACTGCTGGCTGGAGATCCCCGAAGGGCCGGGTTCCGGCAAGCTCACCGAGGCTGTACTGTTAGATCTCAGCCACTCCGGCTGTAAGGTGCGCACCTCGCTGAACCTCCGGTTCACGGCAGGGGACACGAAGCTGATTATTCACTTTCATTTGAATGAAGTGAAGCTTCAATTCGAAGGCAGTGTCCGTTGGGGCTGGATGTTTGGCCTGGGCCAATACCAGTATGGGATCAGACTTGATCTAACGGAAGACGAGGAAGAGCTGCTGCTGCGCGAACTGGATCTCTGGTCATCCGGCCGCAGCGCTGACAGTATCTAA
- a CDS encoding pentapeptide repeat-containing protein gives MYQYHNETFRNHNFDQANLQDGELSNCLFEQCTFQGALLEEMTSTGCRFVDCDFSGALLNASYHKESAFTNCKFTGANLFVSKFENCKMVGSDFSNASLAGITLAGGDWSYTNLRHTNLSRQDLRHIRFAEADLMGCNLQKSDLRSADLSNVQLSQCKLKGADLREAKLDGIDLKSLDLQGVRLDIQQAVLLARSLGAKVGN, from the coding sequence ATGTATCAATATCATAATGAAACGTTCCGCAATCATAATTTCGATCAAGCCAACCTGCAGGACGGCGAATTGAGCAATTGTCTCTTTGAGCAGTGTACCTTCCAGGGAGCCTTGTTGGAGGAGATGACCTCGACCGGCTGCCGGTTCGTGGATTGCGACTTTAGCGGTGCTCTGTTGAATGCCTCGTATCATAAGGAATCCGCCTTCACCAACTGTAAATTTACCGGTGCCAATCTATTTGTATCCAAGTTCGAGAATTGCAAGATGGTCGGCTCCGATTTCTCCAACGCCTCGCTGGCCGGCATTACCCTTGCCGGGGGCGATTGGTCCTATACGAATCTGCGCCACACCAATCTCAGCCGCCAGGACCTGCGCCATATTCGCTTTGCGGAAGCGGACCTAATGGGCTGCAACCTGCAGAAGAGCGATTTGCGGTCCGCCGACTTAAGCAACGTTCAACTGAGCCAGTGCAAGCTGAAGGGGGCGGACCTGCGGGAGGCCAAGCTGGATGGCATTGACCTGAAGAGTCTGGACCTGCAGGGGGTCAGACTGGATATTCAGCAGGCGGTGCTGCTGGCGCGTTCGCTGGGGGCGAAGGTAGGCAATTAA
- a CDS encoding sensor domain-containing diguanylate cyclase, translated as MSLNLRTVFSSAFVVIISLLTILLSYIIGNQSSKTVEVSIGSSLAEVAYQMSEKLDHFMWSRSGEVEVLSRLNAFQIPLDKEETSGLLNQLKESLPVFTWVAYLDRQGNVVSSTDNILLNQNISTRPVFMEGMKGTFIGDVHDAVLLSKYLPNPTGEPLQFVDVSVPVLDKQGGVTGVLAAHLSWEWSRQVETSILEPLKDRLQDVELYVVSDKDHTILLGPEDKVGQQMSSDVLKQARSEYSSWIIEKDKDNQEYLTGYAYGNGYLNYPGLGWSVIIRQPADVAFASVKQLEQFIVLAGMAAAALFGILGWLLAGWIARPLHHIARTADLLSTGVDIEIPTSHRYRDVSMLSVSLQNLVRNLTQTEHALGYRSDKANHDALTGLPNRSALDEFLKHALVQAKQNRSSLSFLYLDLDGFKQVNDTLGHAFGDQLLQEVALRLKDCTRDHEIVARFGGDEFVVVLHTSAAKAMQEAEVVAARIIGRINQPILIGGEQVHVGCSVGAAVWQPDGPDADTKETMRLADEALYISKRSGKNRITFEAAS; from the coding sequence GTGTCATTAAATTTGCGTACTGTTTTTTCAAGCGCATTCGTTGTTATTATTAGCTTGCTGACGATCCTGCTCAGTTATATCATCGGCAATCAATCTTCCAAAACAGTAGAAGTCAGCATTGGCAGCTCGCTGGCCGAGGTAGCCTACCAGATGTCCGAGAAGCTGGACCATTTCATGTGGTCACGCTCCGGCGAAGTGGAGGTGCTGAGCAGACTTAACGCTTTCCAGATACCTCTGGACAAGGAGGAAACTAGCGGACTGCTTAACCAGCTGAAGGAAAGTCTGCCTGTGTTCACCTGGGTGGCTTATTTGGACCGTCAAGGCAATGTGGTTTCCTCTACCGACAATATTCTGCTGAATCAGAATATCAGCACAAGACCCGTATTCATGGAAGGCATGAAGGGAACCTTTATCGGTGATGTGCACGATGCGGTATTGCTATCCAAATATTTGCCGAATCCGACAGGAGAGCCGCTGCAGTTCGTGGATGTCAGTGTGCCTGTATTGGACAAGCAAGGCGGGGTTACCGGCGTATTGGCAGCGCATCTCAGCTGGGAATGGTCGCGCCAGGTGGAGACATCCATTCTGGAGCCGCTTAAGGACCGTCTCCAGGACGTTGAACTGTATGTTGTAAGCGACAAGGATCATACCATTCTGCTTGGTCCGGAGGACAAGGTCGGCCAGCAGATGTCCAGTGATGTGCTGAAGCAGGCACGTTCGGAGTACAGCTCCTGGATTATTGAGAAGGATAAGGACAATCAGGAATATTTGACTGGTTATGCGTATGGTAACGGTTATCTGAATTACCCAGGCCTTGGCTGGTCCGTTATTATCCGTCAACCGGCGGATGTGGCTTTCGCCTCCGTTAAGCAGCTGGAGCAGTTCATCGTGCTGGCCGGGATGGCGGCTGCCGCATTGTTCGGGATTCTGGGCTGGCTGCTGGCTGGCTGGATTGCCCGTCCGCTGCACCATATTGCCAGAACGGCAGACCTGCTGAGCACCGGAGTGGATATTGAAATTCCGACCTCACACCGTTATAGGGACGTGTCCATGCTGTCCGTCTCGCTGCAGAATCTGGTCAGGAACCTGACCCAGACGGAGCATGCGCTCGGATATAGGTCTGACAAGGCTAATCATGATGCGCTCACGGGACTTCCGAACCGCTCTGCACTGGATGAGTTCCTCAAGCACGCCCTGGTTCAGGCGAAGCAGAACCGCAGCTCACTGAGCTTTCTATATCTGGATCTTGACGGATTCAAGCAGGTGAATGATACGCTGGGACATGCTTTTGGCGATCAATTGCTGCAGGAAGTAGCTTTGCGTCTGAAGGATTGTACCCGGGATCATGAGATTGTTGCCCGGTTCGGCGGGGATGAATTCGTGGTAGTGCTACACACTTCGGCTGCTAAGGCAATGCAGGAAGCAGAAGTTGTAGCGGCGAGAATCATTGGGCGGATTAATCAGCCTATACTCATAGGCGGGGAACAAGTACATGTCGGCTGCAGTGTGGGGGCGGCGGTATGGCAGCCGGATGGTCCGGATGCCGATACGAAGGAGACGATGCGTCTGGCGGATGAAGCCTTGTACATCTCTAAGCGCAGCGGCAAGAACCGGATTACATTTGAGGCGGCTTCCTGA
- a CDS encoding anthranilate phosphoribosyltransferase — MIDLLKEVARGKRGARDLNYAEALHAAESILGLTATPAQIGAFLIAERIKMESVEELEAFVAVCRKYARRESQQQGQGLDCAGPYDGRTKSFAATFPTAFLLSAAGLPVTLHGSASLPPKWGVTLLDIIREAGIGAADLTPAASSTAARDSGVMVVDAEQWCPPLGAIRSIREEIGMRTVFNTAEKLVDYSGSPYIVFGIYHNTVFDRLARLLIKLGYQKALIVQGTEGSEDLYIDRPTRVYTIAGGEFHLDIINPEALGLDTQVPEMNWNPRQQLLTAEAVLQGGGHMAFYNQTLLNGAARLKLTGLADSLEEGMYICKDLLDQGAAWKVYLKWKQSLLGCEAAALGHS, encoded by the coding sequence ATGATTGATTTGTTAAAAGAGGTCGCCCGGGGTAAACGGGGAGCCCGCGATTTGAACTACGCCGAAGCGCTGCATGCAGCCGAATCCATATTGGGTCTGACCGCCACACCCGCCCAGATTGGCGCTTTCCTGATTGCCGAGCGGATCAAGATGGAAAGTGTCGAAGAACTGGAAGCCTTTGTTGCCGTCTGCCGCAAATATGCACGTCGAGAATCTCAGCAGCAGGGCCAAGGCCTGGACTGTGCCGGGCCTTATGACGGAAGAACCAAATCCTTCGCCGCCACTTTTCCTACAGCCTTCCTGCTGTCCGCTGCCGGTCTGCCTGTCACCCTGCATGGCTCGGCTTCCTTGCCCCCTAAATGGGGGGTGACCCTGCTGGACATTATCCGGGAGGCAGGCATCGGTGCTGCGGACCTGACGCCCGCAGCATCCTCCACCGCCGCCCGCGACAGTGGAGTTATGGTGGTAGATGCCGAGCAGTGGTGTCCTCCGCTTGGAGCGATCCGCAGCATTCGGGAAGAAATCGGGATGAGAACGGTTTTTAATACTGCTGAGAAGCTGGTTGATTATTCCGGTTCTCCCTATATCGTGTTCGGCATCTATCATAATACAGTCTTTGACCGTTTAGCCAGACTGCTGATCAAGCTCGGCTATCAGAAGGCGTTGATTGTACAAGGTACCGAAGGCTCGGAGGATCTGTACATCGACCGCCCGACACGGGTGTACACTATTGCCGGAGGAGAATTCCATCTCGACATCATTAATCCAGAAGCCCTAGGCCTGGATACCCAGGTGCCCGAGATGAACTGGAATCCACGCCAGCAGCTTCTGACAGCGGAAGCCGTGCTCCAGGGCGGAGGCCATATGGCCTTCTATAACCAGACGCTGTTAAATGGAGCGGCAAGACTGAAGCTGACCGGGCTGGCAGATTCGCTAGAGGAAGGCATGTATATCTGCAAAGACCTGCTGGATCAAGGCGCAGCCTGGAAAGTCTATCTCAAATGGAAACAATCCCTGCTGGGCTGTGAGGCGGCTGCTTTAGGCCACTCCTGA
- a CDS encoding ANTAR domain-containing response regulator: MHSLLIIHNSKTRHDTASVSANADHVLRSCGYLIEMATTREEAVSGIREADASILQLPVTEINSWGQLLMAQKTAPILWWCTDETATLSVAACEDNIMVDGILAPSMLAQEIHWSLHFSAKLCFERQQWLKEREQLLSRIEERKWIDMAKGILSKAKHISESEAYELLRKQAMNERKRMVDVATSIVNVYQLLQD, from the coding sequence ATGCATTCTCTGTTGATCATTCATAACAGCAAGACCCGGCACGACACTGCCAGCGTCTCGGCCAATGCAGACCATGTGCTGAGGTCCTGCGGCTATCTGATCGAGATGGCAACTACCCGCGAAGAAGCGGTATCCGGAATCAGAGAAGCTGACGCCTCGATTCTTCAATTGCCCGTCACCGAGATCAACAGCTGGGGACAGCTGCTGATGGCGCAGAAGACCGCTCCCATCCTCTGGTGGTGCACCGATGAAACAGCTACATTGTCCGTAGCCGCCTGTGAGGACAACATTATGGTGGACGGGATTCTCGCTCCTTCCATGCTGGCCCAGGAGATCCACTGGAGTCTTCACTTCAGCGCGAAGTTATGCTTCGAGCGCCAGCAGTGGCTTAAGGAACGGGAGCAGCTGCTGTCCCGCATCGAAGAACGCAAATGGATCGACATGGCTAAGGGCATTCTGTCCAAGGCCAAACATATATCCGAGTCCGAGGCATATGAGCTGCTGCGCAAGCAGGCCATGAACGAACGTAAACGGATGGTAGATGTGGCTACTTCAATCGTTAACGTCTACCAGCTACTGCAGGACTAA